Within Paenibacillus sabinae T27, the genomic segment CCTGGAAGCACCCCGAGCGCTTCTTTCATAATCTTGATATGCCTCGGCAGCCGGGTCTTCGGAATTTTGTCCGCTTTGGTCGCGACGACGCACATGGGGATATCATAGTGCTTCAACCATTCATACATCATCCTGTCGTCGGCGGTTGGCGGGTGGCGAAGGTCGAGTACGAGCAGCACGAGCTTGAGGGTCTCGCGTTCGGCCAAATATTTCTCCACCATCTTGCCCCAGGCCGCGCGTTGGACCTTGGACACTTTGGCATAACCGTAACCGGGAAAATCGACATAATACATAAGATCATTAATACGGTAATAGTTCATGTGCTGCGTCTTGCCCGGCGTGGAGCTGGTGCGGGCCAGATTCTTGCGGCTGATCATTCGGTTGATCAGGGACGACTTCCCGACATTGGAGCGCCCTGCCAGAGCAATCTCCGGCAAGGCGTCTTCAGGGTACTGGCTCGGGCCGACGGCGCTGATGACAAACTCGGCTTTGGTTACTTTCATTGGACTTCCTTTCTAAAAACCTATTGCAAGCTTTGGACGGGCTGATCCGCGGCCTTCGCCGCTTGCTCAACAAGCGCGTGGCGCAGCACCTGATCCATATGGGAGACCGGGACGAATTCCACGTCGTTCTTCACGCTCTCCGGTATTTCTTTCAGATCCCGCTCGTTGTCTTTGGGGAGCAGGATTTTCTTATAGCCGGCGCGGTGGGCGGCCAGCGATTTCTCCTTCAGCCCGCCGATTGGCAGCACCCGGCCGCGAAGCGTAATTTCGCCGGTCATCGCCACATCCTTCGAGACTTGACGTTTGGTGAGGGCGGATACGAGCGCCGTAGCGATGGTAATGCCTGCCGACGGTCCATCCTTCGGAATCGCGCCTTCGGGAATGTGAATATGAATATCGTTCTTCTCGTAAAAATCGGACGGGATGCCAAGCTCTTCCGCCTTGGAGCGCGTATAGCTGAATGCGGCCTGCGCCGACTCCTTCATCACATCGCCCAGCTGGCCGGTCAGGATGAGCTTGCCGCTTCCCGGTACAACCGTTACTTCAATCAGCAGCGTGTCTCCGCCCACCTCGGTCCAGGCCAGGCCGGTAACCGTGCCGATCTGGTCTTCGAGTTCCGCCATACCGTAACGGTATTTGGCTGTTCCCAGATAATCCTTGATGTCGTCGGGGGAAATGCTGACCTTCTCCTTCTCGCCGGATACAATCTGCTTCGCAGCCTTCCGGCACAGCGCGGCAACCTGCTGCTCCAGGTTCCGGACGCCGGATTCCCGCGTATATTCGCGGATGACGCGGAGCAGCGTGCCTTCCTCGATCGTCAGCTGGCCGTCCTCCAGACCGTGATTCTTCGTCTGCTTCGGCAGAAGATAGCGCCCCGCGATTTGCAGCTTCTCGAGCTCCGTATAGCCGGGGATATACAGCATCTCCATCCGGTCAAGCAGCGGACGCGGGATGTTGTGCACAGCATTGGCCGTGGTCACGAACATGACGTTCGACAGGTCGAACGGAATCTCCACAAAATGATCGCTGAACGTATTATTCTGTTCCGGATCGAGAACCTCCAGCAGTGCCGCGGATGGGTCGCCGCGGAAATCGGAGGCCATCTTGTCAATCTCGTCAAGCAGGAAGACAGGATTGAGCGAACCGGCCGTCTTCATGCCCTGGATGATCCGTCCTGGCATTGCCCCGACATACGTGCGGCGGTGGCCGCGGATCTCCGCTTCATCGCGCACGCCGCCAAGGGAGATGCGGACGAACTTGCGGTTCAGGGAACGGGCGATCGACCGCGCAAGCGACGTTTTGCCGACCCCGGGCGGTCCGACGAGACAGAGGATTGGGCCTTTGAGCTTTTTGACAAGCTTCTGAACGGCCAGGTATTCCAGCACCCGCTCTTTCGGCTTATCCAGCCCGTAGTGGTCTTCGTCCAGCACCTGCTCGGCCTTGGCGATATCCAGATCGTCCTCGGTCCATTCGTTCCAGGGGAGGCTGAGCAGCATTTCCACATAGTTGCGGATGACGCCGCCTTCCGCGGAGCTTGCGGGCATTTTCTCGAGCCGGTCGATTTCCTTGTCGATCTTCTCCCGGACCCGTTCAGGCAAACTCTTCTCCTCAACCTGGGCACGGAGCTCCTCGGCTTCGCCTGCCCGGCCTTCCTTGTCGCCAAGCTCCTTCTGGATCGCCTTCATTTGCTCACGCAAATAGTATTCTTTCTGCGTCTTTTCCATCTGCTTCTTGACGCGCTGGTTGATCTTGCGTTCAAGCTCCAGCACTTCGCGCTCATTGCCCAGAATATCCAACAGCTTCTCCAGACGCTTGCGGACGTCGATCGTTTCCAGGATCTCCTGCTTCTCCTTGATCTTCAGCGCCAAATGGCTCGTGATCACATCGGCAAGACGTCCGGGCTCTTCGATATCCGACACGGCAGCGAGCGTCTCCGGCGTTACTTTTTTGGATAAGGTAATATAATGTTCGAACTGGTTCAGCACCGTACGCATCAGAGCGTCGCTTTCCGGATCCGTATCCGGCTGCTCGGGCAGCTCCCGCGCGAACACCTCGTAATACTCTTCATTATCGGTATAGTTGATGATCTCGGCGCGTTCGACGCCCTCCACAAGGACCCTTATGGTGCCGTTGGGAAGCTTCAGCATTTGCCGTACATTCGCAACCGTACCGACCCGAAAAATATCTTCCTGACCCGGCTCTTCAATATTGACCTCGGATTGTGAACAGAGGAGAATCAAATTATCTTCTACCATCGCTTTTTCCAGCGCTTTAACCGACTTCTCGCGACCCACATCCAGATGGAGGACCATGCTGGGATACACTAGAAGACCTCTGAGCGGCAATAAAGGAAAACGACGACCTTTTGTCTGTTTGGATACCATCGCTTTCGGACCTCCAATCGCTCTCGTGTGTGTCATATCGTTGTTTTTATATTTTAACAAAAGCGGCATCAAAAAACCAACGGGCCGAATTGGAGCGGCCGGTTGGCGCAGAAAAAGCGGGTCCGCGGCACTTTGACCGGGTAACCCGCCCGGACGGCATTACAGATTGGCGCTTTCTCCTGACGCATCCGCCTTCAGCAGCGACGGGGATGCGGCAAAGGTCTCGCCGGCAACGGCGGGCAGACGAATCTCTTCCAAATGAGCGCCGAACACCAGGCGGAAGGCTTCTTCCACCGTCTCGATCGGGATGACGCGGAGAGGAGACAGATCGGCGAACAGCGACTGCCAGTTGTCCTTCGGCACGAGCACCGTCGTGGCCCCGGCCTGCAGGGCGGCTTCGACCTTGGCAATAACGCCGCCGACCGGCTTGACTCTGCCGTGAAGGCCGATTTCTCCCGTCATGGCCACCGTGTTGTCCACCGGAAGACCGCGGATCGCCGACACAATCGCGACCGCCATCGCCACGCCGGCGGAAGGTCCGTCAATCGGCGTACCGCCGGGAAAATTCACGTG encodes:
- the yihA gene encoding ribosome biogenesis GTP-binding protein YihA/YsxC gives rise to the protein MKVTKAEFVISAVGPSQYPEDALPEIALAGRSNVGKSSLINRMISRKNLARTSSTPGKTQHMNYYRINDLMYYVDFPGYGYAKVSKVQRAAWGKMVEKYLAERETLKLVLLVLDLRHPPTADDRMMYEWLKHYDIPMCVVATKADKIPKTRLPRHIKIMKEALGVLPGESFIPFSSELGLGKDELWALIESQIATEEGEIETDPDTAN
- the lon gene encoding endopeptidase La; the encoded protein is MVSKQTKGRRFPLLPLRGLLVYPSMVLHLDVGREKSVKALEKAMVEDNLILLCSQSEVNIEEPGQEDIFRVGTVANVRQMLKLPNGTIRVLVEGVERAEIINYTDNEEYYEVFARELPEQPDTDPESDALMRTVLNQFEHYITLSKKVTPETLAAVSDIEEPGRLADVITSHLALKIKEKQEILETIDVRKRLEKLLDILGNEREVLELERKINQRVKKQMEKTQKEYYLREQMKAIQKELGDKEGRAGEAEELRAQVEEKSLPERVREKIDKEIDRLEKMPASSAEGGVIRNYVEMLLSLPWNEWTEDDLDIAKAEQVLDEDHYGLDKPKERVLEYLAVQKLVKKLKGPILCLVGPPGVGKTSLARSIARSLNRKFVRISLGGVRDEAEIRGHRRTYVGAMPGRIIQGMKTAGSLNPVFLLDEIDKMASDFRGDPSAALLEVLDPEQNNTFSDHFVEIPFDLSNVMFVTTANAVHNIPRPLLDRMEMLYIPGYTELEKLQIAGRYLLPKQTKNHGLEDGQLTIEEGTLLRVIREYTRESGVRNLEQQVAALCRKAAKQIVSGEKEKVSISPDDIKDYLGTAKYRYGMAELEDQIGTVTGLAWTEVGGDTLLIEVTVVPGSGKLILTGQLGDVMKESAQAAFSYTRSKAEELGIPSDFYEKNDIHIHIPEGAIPKDGPSAGITIATALVSALTKRQVSKDVAMTGEITLRGRVLPIGGLKEKSLAAHRAGYKKILLPKDNERDLKEIPESVKNDVEFVPVSHMDQVLRHALVEQAAKAADQPVQSLQ